The DNA sequence GGGGCCTACAACTTCATCTGGTCGATGACCCCGTTCCCGGGCCGGCCGGTCGCTTTCTACGACCACTCGCACAACGCCGTGCTGCAACTGGCGGTCGAGTCGGGGGTGCCGATGGCCGTGGCGATCCTTGGCTGCGTGCTCGTGGCGCTGTGGATGTCCCGGTCCGCGCTGCAGCAGGCCGATGACGACACCGCGCGTGGCGCGCGCGCTGCGCTGTTCATGCTGGTGATGGTCGGTGTGCACAGCCTGCTGGAGTACCCGCTGTGGTATGTCTACTTCCTGCTGCCGGCGGCCCTGCTGGCCGGCTGGCTGACCGGGCTGGTGCCCGTGCGGCCACCTGCGGAGGCGACGTCCGCCGGGGGCGTGTCCCGTCTGGCCGGCGCGTGGCGCCCGGTCTGGTGCGCCACCGGGGCGCTGGCGATGGCCGGATCGCTCTGGTCGACGGTGGAATATGGCAGCGTGGCCATCATCTTCGAGCCGGATCTGGCCTGGAGCGAGCCGGCCCCGCTGGCCGAGCGCATCGCCGAAGGGCAGCGCAGCGTGCTGTGGGGCCACCACGCCGACTATGCCGCGGTGACGATGGCACCGGAGCCGGAGAAGGTGTTCGACCAGTTCGAGCGGCCGCTCTACCACCTGGCCGATACCCGGCTGCTGATCGCCTATGCGCGGGCCCTGCAGGGGCGGGGCGAGACGGCGCGTGCGGCGCATGTCGCCGCCCGGCTGCGTGAATTCCACAACCCGGTGTCGGCCGACTTCTTCGCCGTCTGTGACGCACCGCCCGCCGCGCCGACCCCGGCACCGTTCCAGTGTCTGCCCGACCCGGCCTTGCCCGCCGAGGCGCTGCGCCCGAAACCGTGAGCGCCGGGCAGGCAGGTCAGTCGGCGACCCAGTCGCCCGACTTGCCGCCCCGCTTGGCCTGCAGGCGGATGTCGGTCATCGTCATGCCGCGGTCGGCCGCCTTGCACATGTCGTAGATGGTCAGCAGACCGACCTGCACGGCGGTCAGCGCCTCCATCTCGACGCCGGTGCGGCCCAGCGTCTCCACGGTGGCCTGGCAGTGCACGGCCGAGGCCGCCTCGTCGATCTGGAAGTCCACGGCTACCTTGGTGATGGGCAGCGGGTGGCACAGCGGGATCAGGTCCGAGGTGCGCTTGGCGCCCTGGATGGCGGCGATGCGGGCGATGCCGATGACGTCGCCTTTCTTCGCGTTGCCCTGCGTGATGAGCGCCAGCGTGGCGGGCAGCATGCGGATCGTGCCGCCGGCGGTGGCGACCCGGTGGGTCTCGCGCTTCTCGGACACATCGACCATGTGGGCCTGGCCGTGGGCGTCGAAGTGGGTCAGGGGAGAATTCATCGGTCGGATCCGCTCAGCAGGGGTTTACACAGAAGAGACACAGAGCGGGCATCATACGCAGCCCCGCTGCATCTCCCGCTCCAGGCGGGCTGGCCATGACCCTCTCTTGTGCTGCCGCTCCCCGACGTGGTTTGACGCCCCGCCCTTCGGTGCTGGCGCTGGTGCTGGCGTCGCTGCTGACCACGGCGCCGATGTCGCTCGGCGTCGCATGGGCGGCGCAGGCACCGTCGTCCTTGCCCTCCCTGGGCGACGCGGCCTCGGAGGACCTCACCGTCGGCGCCGAGCGCCGCCTCGGCGACCGCATCATGCGCGAGATCCGGCGCGACCCGGACTGGCTGGATGACGCCCTGCTGCAGGACTATCTGGACGGTCTGTGGCAGCCGCTGGTGGCGGCTGCGCAGTCGCGCGGGGATCTCTCCGATGACCAGAAGACCCATTTCGCGCTGCAGGCGTTTCTGGTGCGCGACCGCTCGATCAATGCCTTCGCGCTGCCGGGCGGCTATGTCGGTGTCCACCTCGGGCTGATTGCGCTGACGGGGACACGCGACGAACTCGCGGCCGTGCTGGCCCACGAACTCTCGCACGTCACCCAGCGCCACATCGCCCGCAACATCGCATCGAGCCGGCGGCAGTCGATGCTGGGCGTGGCGTCGATGATCGTTGGCATCCTGGCCGCTTCGCGCAGCCAGAACGTCGATGCGGCCAACGCCGTGATCGTCGGTGGACAGGCCGCGGCAGCGCAGGGCCAGCTGAACTTCTCGCGCGACATGGAGCGCGAAGCCGATCGGGTCGGATTTGGTGTGCTCGACGCGTCAGGGTATGCGCCGGAAGGCATGGCCGGCATGTTCGACCGGATGCAATACGCTTCGCGCCTGAACGACGCGGGCCAGTTCCCCTATCTGCGCACCCATCCGCTGACCAGCGAGCGCATTGCCGAGGCGCGTGGTCGACTCGGGACTGCCGGGGGCCGCAAGGCCACGCCATCCGCAGCGCAGTGGCTGCATGCCGTGATGCAGGGGCGCGCCCGCGCGCTGATGGACGGCCGCACGCAGACGCTGACGCGGCTGGCCGGTGGCGGTGTGCCCACGGCCGCTGCCGCTGCCCAGACGCCGGAGGCGCTGTCGACCGCCTGCGCCGCCGCGATGGCCGCCACACGGCTGAAGGACTGGCGGGTGGCGGACGCCGCGCTGGCCCGGGCCAAGGCGCTTGCCGCACCGCAGGGCGAGGCCGTGCAGCGGCCGGTTCTGGTGATGCAGGTCGAATCGCTGCTGGAGCGTGGCCAGACGGCCGAGGCCGCGCGGGTCTTGTCCGGCGGGGTGCTGGACGGTTCTCGCGCCGGCTTGCTGCTCGCCGCCCGCCTGGCGACGCTCGCCGGCGCCGAGGCGACGCTGGTGGCCCGCACCCGCGAGGATCTGCAGACCTGGGTGGCGCTGCATCCGGGCGATGGCAGTGCGTGGCTCGCGCTCGCGCAGGTGCAGGAGCGCCAGGGGGCGCCCTTGGCGGCGTTGCGGGCCCATGCGGAAGCCCGGCATGCCGAGGGGGATCTCTCCGGCGCCGTCGATCGCCTGCGGGCTGGTCAGCGCCTGGCGCGCAGCCAGGGGGCGGTGGAGTCGGTGGAGGGCGTGATCATCGAGTCGCGCCTGAAGGCGATCGAGCAGCAGCGCCGCATCGAGATGGAGCAGGAGCGCAACGGTCAGCGCGAGTGAAACCGCCTGCGCTTCAGCTTTCGTCGAACACCCGCTCCAGCACGGCGTCGATGACGATGCCGCAGATGCTGTAGAGCAGCGAGGCGACCAGTGCCGCCGTGAATCCGGCCACCTGCAACCCCGGCAGCAGCCAGGCCGCGCTGTAGAACACCATGGCGTTCACGACGAACAGGAACAGACCGAGTGTCACGATCGTCACCGGCAGCGTCAGCACGACCAGCACCGGACGCAGCACCGTGTTGAGCAGCCCCAGGATCAGCGCGGCCACCAGCGCCGCGCCATAGCCCCGGACCTGGATGCCGGGGTAGAAATGCGCCGTCAGCAGCAGGGCGGCGGCCAGTAGAAACCAGCGAGCGAGGAGCTTGACCATGCGCGCCAGCATACACGCGCCGTGGCGATTTGTGACCTGTGTCACGGTTTGTTTGCGGCGGCGCAAATCCCCAGGCCGTGTGGGGAATGGGCGGGCACTTCCATAATGGTGGCGTCGAAAGGGGAGTAGCAGATGGCAGCCTGCCATCGCGCATCCCGTCAGTACGGTGACTGCCGCCATCACGGCAGCGCATCCGGGTTCGCAGATGCCACATGGGCGGTGCCTGTCGCCGTGTGCATCGCCAGACCTTTCGGCGCGAAGTGGCTGCTCGGGGTTCGACCTGATCACCATGTTCTGCGCCGAAAGCAGCCACTTCGCATTCCTTTGTTCATCAACAACCGGATTGGAGTGGTCATGCAAACGATGGCGCCAGATTGGCTGTGGCTGTTTTTCGGGGCGGTGGTGCTGCTGGCCCTGTTCGTGGACTTCGTCGTGCTGCGCCGGCAGGGGGCGCACGAGGTATCGGTGCCGGAGGCGGTGCGCTGGTCGCTGCTGTGGGTGGCGCTGAGTCTGGCGTTCAACGGACTGCTGTGGTGGGCCACCTGGCGTGAGCACGGCACCGAGGTCGCCAACACCCGCGCGCTCGAATTCCTGACGGGCTACCTGATCGAGAAGTCGCTGGCGGTGGACAACATCTTTGTCTTCCTGATGATCTTCACCTACTTCGCGGTGCCACCGGCTTTCCAGAAGCGGGTGCTGATGGTCGGCATCATCGGCGCGATGGTGCTGCGCACGGCGCTGATCCTGGTGGGGGCCTGGCTGATCGCGCAGTTCCACTGGATCCTCTATGTCTTCGGTGCCTTCCTGCTGGTCACCGGCATCAAGATGTGGTGGGCCGCGGGTCAGGAGCCGGACCTGGAAAGCAACCCGGCACTGAAGCTGCTGCGCCGCGTGCTGCCCGTCAGCAAGGAGTTCGATGGCGAGAAGTTCTTCACCGTCGAGAACGGCCGGCGCATCGCCACGCCGCTGCTGCTGGTGATCGCGCTGGTGGGCATCACCGACGTGATCTTCGCGGTGGACTCGATCCCGGCGATCTTCGCGATCACCGACGACGCCTTCATCGTGCTGACCTCGAACATCTTCGCCATCCTGGGCCTGCGCGCGATGTACTTCCTGCTGGCGGCGATGGCGACGAAGTTCCACCTGCTGAGCTACGGGCTGGCGGTCATCCTGGCGTTCATCGGCACGAAGATGCTGCTGATCGACCTCGTCAAGATCCCGGTGTTCGCCTCGCTCGGTGCGGTGATCGGCATCCTGGCGTTCACGATGTGGCTGAGCGTGCGGACCGCGCCGAAGATCGACCCGCATCCGACGAAGTCGATCTCCAACGGCTGAGCCTGACGGGCTGACCCTGAGCGGGTCACCATGAAAAAAGCCACCCCGCGGGGTGGCTTTTTTCATGGTGGAGACGAACGCTCCAGGAGGACTTACTTCAGCAGCGCCTTGAGCAGCTTGCCCATCTCGGACGGATTGCGCGTGACGGTGAAGCCACACTCTTCCATGATGGCGAGCTTGGCGTCGGCCGTGTCCGCACCACCCGAGATCAGCGCACCGGCGTGGCCCATGCGCTTGCCGGCCGGCGCCGTCACGCCGGCGATGAAGCCCACGATCGGCTTGGTCATGTTCACCTTGCACCACATCGCCGCTTCGGCCTCGTCCGGACCACCGATCTCGCCGATCATGATCACGGCGTCCGTGTCCGGATCGTCGTTGAACGCGCGCATCACGTCGATGTGCTTCAGCCCGTTGATCGGGTCGCCGCCAATGCCGACCGCGCTGGATTGGCCCAGACCGATCTCGGTCAGTTGCGCCACGGCTTCGTACGTCAGCGTGCCCGAACGGGACACCACGCCGATGCGGCCCTTGCGGTGGATGTGACCCGGCATGATGCCGATCTTGATCTCTTCCGGCGTGATCAGGCCGGGGCAGTTCGGGCCCAGCAGCAGCGTCTTCTTGCCGCCGGCCGCTTCCTTGGCCTTCATCTTGTTGCGCACCATCAGCATGTCCCGCACGGGGATGCCTTCGGTGATGCAGATCGCCAGATCCAGGTCGGCTTCCACCGCTTCCCAGATCGCCGCAGCGGCGCCGGCCGGCGGCACGTAGATCACGCTGACGGTGGCGCCTTGCTGCTGCGCGGCTTCCTTGACGCTGGCGTAGATGGGGATGTCCGAGAACTTCTCGCCCGCCTTCTTCGGGTTCACACCCGCCACGAACGCGTTCTTGCCATTCGCGTACGCCTGGCAGCCCAGCGTGTGGAACTGGCCCGTCTTGCCCGTGATGCCCTGGGTGATGACGCGGGTGTCCTTGTTGATCAGGATGCTCATGTCTTGTGTTCCTTACTTGACGGCTGCAACGATGGCGGTGGCCGCTTCGGCCATCGTGTCGGCGGCGATGATCGGCAGACCGCTCTCGGCCAGCATCTTCTTGCCCAGGTCCTCGTTCGTGCCCTTCATGCGCACCACCAGCGGCACCGACAGGTTCACCGCCTTGCACGCCGTGATCACGCCTTCGGCGATGGTGTCGCACTTCATGATGCCGCCGAAGATGTTCACCAGGATGCCCTTGACCTCCGGGTTCTTCAGCATGATCTTGAACGCTTCCGTGACCTTCTCGGCCGTGGCGCCACCGCCCACGTCCAGGAAGTTCGCCGGCTCGCCGCCGAACAGCTTGATGGTGTCCATCGTCGCCATTGCCAGACCGGCGCCGTTCACCAGGCAGCCGATGTTGCCGTCCAGGCTGATGTAGGCCAGATCGAACTTCGAAGCCTCGACTTCCGCCGGATCCTCTTCGTCCAGATCGCGGTAGGCCACGATCTCCGGATGGCGGAACAGCGCGTTGGCGTCGAAGTTGAACTTCGCGTCCAGCGCGATCAGGTTGCCCTTGCCGTCGCGGTTCAGCGGGTTGATCTCGACCAGCGAGGCGTCCGTGTCCATGTAGCAGCGGTACAGGTTCTGGAACAGACCCACGGCTTGCGCCATCGACACGTCTTCCAGCCCGATCGCGCGGGCGATCTTCTCGGCCTGCTCGGCACCCAGACCTGTCAGCGGATCGATCACCTCGGTGATGATCTTCTCGGGCGTCGAATGCGCAACCTCTTCGATGTCCATGCCGCCTTCAGAAGACGCGATGAACGCCACCTTCTGCGACTGGCGGTCGGTCACCAGCGAGACGTAGAACTCCTTCTGGATGTCCGCACCGTCCTCGATGTACAGGCGGCGCACCTTCTG is a window from the Sphaerotilus montanus genome containing:
- the moaC gene encoding cyclic pyranopterin monophosphate synthase MoaC; translated protein: MNSPLTHFDAHGQAHMVDVSEKRETHRVATAGGTIRMLPATLALITQGNAKKGDVIGIARIAAIQGAKRTSDLIPLCHPLPITKVAVDFQIDEAASAVHCQATVETLGRTGVEMEALTAVQVGLLTIYDMCKAADRGMTMTDIRLQAKRGGKSGDWVAD
- a CDS encoding M48 family metalloprotease, yielding MTPRPSVLALVLASLLTTAPMSLGVAWAAQAPSSLPSLGDAASEDLTVGAERRLGDRIMREIRRDPDWLDDALLQDYLDGLWQPLVAAAQSRGDLSDDQKTHFALQAFLVRDRSINAFALPGGYVGVHLGLIALTGTRDELAAVLAHELSHVTQRHIARNIASSRRQSMLGVASMIVGILAASRSQNVDAANAVIVGGQAAAAQGQLNFSRDMEREADRVGFGVLDASGYAPEGMAGMFDRMQYASRLNDAGQFPYLRTHPLTSERIAEARGRLGTAGGRKATPSAAQWLHAVMQGRARALMDGRTQTLTRLAGGGVPTAAAAAQTPEALSTACAAAMAATRLKDWRVADAALARAKALAAPQGEAVQRPVLVMQVESLLERGQTAEAARVLSGGVLDGSRAGLLLAARLATLAGAEATLVARTREDLQTWVALHPGDGSAWLALAQVQERQGAPLAALRAHAEARHAEGDLSGAVDRLRAGQRLARSQGAVESVEGVIIESRLKAIEQQRRIEMEQERNGQRE
- a CDS encoding phage holin family protein; its protein translation is MVKLLARWFLLAAALLLTAHFYPGIQVRGYGAALVAALILGLLNTVLRPVLVVLTLPVTIVTLGLFLFVVNAMVFYSAAWLLPGLQVAGFTAALVASLLYSICGIVIDAVLERVFDES
- a CDS encoding TerC family protein, which gives rise to MQTMAPDWLWLFFGAVVLLALFVDFVVLRRQGAHEVSVPEAVRWSLLWVALSLAFNGLLWWATWREHGTEVANTRALEFLTGYLIEKSLAVDNIFVFLMIFTYFAVPPAFQKRVLMVGIIGAMVLRTALILVGAWLIAQFHWILYVFGAFLLVTGIKMWWAAGQEPDLESNPALKLLRRVLPVSKEFDGEKFFTVENGRRIATPLLLVIALVGITDVIFAVDSIPAIFAITDDAFIVLTSNIFAILGLRAMYFLLAAMATKFHLLSYGLAVILAFIGTKMLLIDLVKIPVFASLGAVIGILAFTMWLSVRTAPKIDPHPTKSISNG
- the sucD gene encoding succinate--CoA ligase subunit alpha, with translation MSILINKDTRVITQGITGKTGQFHTLGCQAYANGKNAFVAGVNPKKAGEKFSDIPIYASVKEAAQQQGATVSVIYVPPAGAAAAIWEAVEADLDLAICITEGIPVRDMLMVRNKMKAKEAAGGKKTLLLGPNCPGLITPEEIKIGIMPGHIHRKGRIGVVSRSGTLTYEAVAQLTEIGLGQSSAVGIGGDPINGLKHIDVMRAFNDDPDTDAVIMIGEIGGPDEAEAAMWCKVNMTKPIVGFIAGVTAPAGKRMGHAGALISGGADTADAKLAIMEECGFTVTRNPSEMGKLLKALLK
- the sucC gene encoding ADP-forming succinate--CoA ligase subunit beta; its protein translation is MKIHEYQGKEVLRQFDVPVPRGYPAFTVQEAVEAAQKLGGPVWVVKAQIHAGGRGKGGGVKVAKSLDDVRRLAEQILGMQLVTHQTGPEGQKVRRLYIEDGADIQKEFYVSLVTDRQSQKVAFIASSEGGMDIEEVAHSTPEKIITEVIDPLTGLGAEQAEKIARAIGLEDVSMAQAVGLFQNLYRCYMDTDASLVEINPLNRDGKGNLIALDAKFNFDANALFRHPEIVAYRDLDEEDPAEVEASKFDLAYISLDGNIGCLVNGAGLAMATMDTIKLFGGEPANFLDVGGGATAEKVTEAFKIMLKNPEVKGILVNIFGGIMKCDTIAEGVITACKAVNLSVPLVVRMKGTNEDLGKKMLAESGLPIIAADTMAEAATAIVAAVK